One genomic segment of Myxococcales bacterium includes these proteins:
- a CDS encoding SGNH/GDSL hydrolase family protein has product MGNTLLRATAFFAALAFGCSADAPPAGPTGASGGDRTVIGRDEYTPSSTTTPAASSTGPSTVVERDASVPDATPKPSPTTAKECFQALEGAIVGPNYDKFAPVMGKNCAGTKHQAIAGVERLVFLGDSVTTGTPPTMPWEYYRARVEASVKAKFGSAVAVSDCSKWGARNDDFLEGGKQIEKCFPTGVEAKKTLVVMTMGGNDIHAWMKDKLSAVDALKAADDSAAKLRDAVTWLKSPTHFPNGSFVVFANVYEYTDTSGDLLSCPQAALDGTSGTWTEGTAAVVHLQEEYMRIAVDTKSDIVFLLESFCGHGYRRNDATLQCYRGANAELWFDLTCIHPTPKGHEVIAKLFSDVIAP; this is encoded by the coding sequence ATGGGAAACACGCTCCTCCGCGCGACGGCCTTTTTCGCCGCGTTGGCCTTTGGCTGTTCCGCCGACGCTCCGCCGGCGGGGCCCACTGGCGCGAGCGGGGGCGACCGCACCGTCATTGGGCGTGACGAATACACGCCGTCGTCGACGACGACGCCGGCCGCCTCATCGACGGGCCCGTCGACGGTCGTGGAGCGTGACGCGTCGGTGCCCGACGCCACGCCGAAGCCGAGCCCGACGACCGCGAAGGAGTGTTTTCAAGCGCTCGAAGGCGCCATCGTGGGGCCGAACTACGACAAGTTCGCGCCGGTCATGGGGAAGAACTGCGCGGGCACCAAGCACCAAGCCATCGCTGGTGTGGAGCGGCTCGTCTTCCTCGGCGACTCGGTGACGACGGGCACGCCGCCGACGATGCCGTGGGAGTATTACCGCGCGCGCGTGGAGGCGTCGGTGAAGGCGAAGTTCGGCTCCGCCGTGGCGGTGTCCGATTGCTCCAAGTGGGGCGCTCGCAACGACGACTTCCTAGAAGGCGGAAAGCAGATCGAGAAGTGCTTCCCGACGGGCGTTGAAGCCAAGAAGACCCTCGTGGTGATGACCATGGGCGGCAACGACATCCACGCGTGGATGAAGGACAAGCTCTCGGCCGTGGATGCCTTGAAGGCCGCCGACGACAGCGCGGCGAAGCTTCGCGACGCGGTGACCTGGCTCAAGTCGCCCACGCACTTCCCGAACGGCAGCTTCGTCGTCTTCGCCAACGTCTACGAGTACACAGACACGAGCGGCGACTTGCTCTCGTGCCCGCAGGCCGCCCTCGACGGCACGAGCGGCACGTGGACCGAAGGTACGGCCGCGGTGGTGCACCTCCAAGAGGAGTACATGCGCATCGCCGTCGACACGAAGTCGGACATCGTCTTCTTGCTCGAATCGTTCTGCGGTCACGGCTATCGCCGCAACGACGCCACGCTCCAGTGTTACCGCGGCGCCAACGCCGAGCTTTGGTTCGACCTCACGTGCATTCACCCGACGCCGAAGGGCCACGAGGTCATCGCGAAGCTGTTTTCCGACGTGATCGCGCCCTAG
- a CDS encoding serine/threonine protein kinase, producing the protein MRVGSGDGGGADGNRPKSGDVIAGKYRIERLLGEGGMGVVFAAWHLELGKSVAIKLMNEDALASTGARARFLREAQSAAALESEHAVRVLDVGTLDDGAPYIAMERLVGTDLAQVLRIVGPLPVPAAVRCILDACHALVEAHRRGIVHRDVKPSNLFVSRRFDGAERVVVLDFGISKAPEAASPSLTATTDALGSPLYMSPEQIKSMKGVDARTDVWALGAVLYELVTGEPPFSAPTLTALSVMIVNEEPRRPRSLREDLPEELEAVVLRCLRKDLTERYASVSHLVRDLQPFAEDAPLALLGAREHEGGDAPPDSRAATMPASPEESGGRDRTTAPRSRLASAAGDRSLPLLLLGTLAVGAAAALGVGLRNRTAAPSPAAATASSPPKGCVVSGRRSYPSGQLFRRPQIASGHPEALITGFGRTGSEDAWWFANLTMPIGDSGAPIAFVFPGVAEAPNVRLVPAVTQGDVAVVGARTSAMRGEESSFVSLFFRDLERRPYVPRGGRNSARYRLREHAVASTTTQLIVVSAGTVLGEKDAPLRDEVRLASLYGKNAEVALFASDADSPAALPRQVAGASGRSRSAITFVAGSKLYASVVPPLVAEVVPPLIELATGTISDSAVIARGDELFVVWNQREGETRSLHYRRLPQGAADFGPRRTLPLGSPSSFAVAAKGDRLLLVWTDAERATTHFGSSTETLEDAAGQRSELVADGLVLGAALAEGGAWVLYGGATVNALSLSCAGW; encoded by the coding sequence ATGCGTGTCGGCAGCGGCGACGGCGGCGGCGCGGACGGGAACCGACCCAAGAGCGGCGACGTCATCGCTGGCAAGTACCGCATCGAGCGGCTCCTCGGCGAAGGCGGCATGGGCGTCGTTTTCGCGGCGTGGCACCTCGAGCTCGGCAAAAGCGTCGCCATCAAGTTGATGAACGAGGATGCCCTCGCGAGCACCGGCGCGCGCGCGCGCTTTCTGCGGGAGGCTCAATCGGCGGCGGCGCTCGAGAGCGAGCACGCGGTGCGCGTGCTCGACGTCGGGACCCTCGACGACGGCGCGCCGTACATCGCGATGGAGCGGCTCGTCGGCACAGACCTGGCGCAGGTGCTCCGGATCGTGGGCCCTCTCCCCGTGCCGGCGGCCGTGCGCTGCATCCTCGACGCGTGCCACGCCCTTGTGGAAGCGCACCGGCGCGGCATCGTGCATCGCGACGTCAAGCCGTCGAACCTCTTTGTCTCCCGTCGCTTCGACGGTGCCGAGCGCGTCGTGGTCCTCGACTTCGGCATCTCCAAGGCGCCGGAGGCCGCGAGCCCCTCGCTAACGGCGACGACCGATGCGCTGGGCTCTCCGCTCTACATGTCACCGGAGCAGATCAAGAGCATGAAGGGAGTCGACGCTCGCACAGACGTGTGGGCGCTCGGGGCCGTGCTCTACGAGCTTGTGACCGGTGAGCCGCCGTTCTCGGCGCCCACGTTGACGGCGCTCTCGGTAATGATCGTCAACGAAGAGCCGCGGCGCCCGCGGAGCTTGCGCGAAGACCTGCCGGAGGAGCTCGAAGCGGTGGTGCTCCGGTGTCTTCGGAAAGATCTGACGGAGCGCTACGCGAGCGTGAGCCACCTGGTACGCGATCTTCAGCCGTTCGCCGAAGACGCCCCGCTCGCGCTGCTCGGCGCGCGCGAGCATGAGGGCGGCGACGCCCCGCCGGACTCGCGGGCCGCGACCATGCCCGCCTCACCGGAAGAGAGCGGAGGCCGCGACCGCACGACGGCGCCGCGCTCCAGGCTGGCGTCCGCCGCGGGCGACCGCTCGCTGCCGCTCTTGCTGCTGGGGACGCTCGCCGTTGGCGCCGCTGCGGCCCTTGGCGTTGGCCTTCGCAACCGAACGGCGGCACCGAGCCCTGCCGCTGCTACCGCCTCGAGCCCGCCTAAGGGATGCGTGGTTTCTGGCCGGCGCTCCTATCCAAGCGGCCAACTCTTCCGCCGACCGCAGATCGCTTCCGGTCACCCGGAGGCGCTCATCACGGGCTTCGGAAGGACGGGGAGCGAGGACGCGTGGTGGTTCGCAAACCTCACCATGCCCATCGGCGATAGCGGTGCGCCAATCGCCTTCGTCTTCCCCGGCGTGGCCGAGGCGCCCAACGTGCGGCTCGTGCCCGCGGTCACTCAAGGCGACGTCGCCGTCGTCGGAGCGCGGACCTCGGCGATGCGTGGCGAGGAGTCGTCGTTCGTCTCACTCTTCTTCCGGGACCTCGAGCGACGGCCGTACGTTCCTCGGGGAGGGCGCAACAGCGCTCGCTATCGCTTGCGGGAGCACGCGGTCGCTTCGACCACCACGCAGCTGATCGTCGTCTCGGCGGGGACCGTCTTGGGCGAGAAGGACGCTCCGCTCCGCGATGAGGTGCGCCTCGCATCGCTCTACGGCAAGAACGCCGAGGTTGCTCTCTTTGCCAGTGACGCAGATTCGCCTGCCGCGCTGCCGCGCCAGGTCGCCGGTGCCTCAGGGCGCAGCCGCTCCGCCATCACGTTCGTGGCTGGGAGCAAGCTCTACGCATCGGTGGTGCCGCCGCTCGTGGCCGAGGTGGTGCCACCGCTCATCGAGCTCGCGACGGGGACCATCAGCGACTCGGCGGTGATCGCCCGAGGGGATGAGCTTTTCGTCGTGTGGAATCAGCGTGAAGGCGAGACCCGGAGCCTCCACTACCGGCGCCTTCCGCAGGGGGCCGCGGACTTCGGGCCGCGCCGCACGCTCCCGCTGGGCTCGCCGTCCTCGTTCGCCGTCGCGGCGAAGGGCGACCGTCTCCTCCTCGTGTGGACCGACGCCGAGCGGGCTACGACGCATTTCGGGTCCTCGACGGAAACGCTCGAAGATGCCGCCGGCCAGCGGAGCGAGCTTGTGGCCGATGGGCTGGTGTTAGGTGCTGCCCTCGCAGAAGGGGGCGCCTGGGTTCTTTATGGCGGCGCGACCGTCAACGCGCTCTCTCTTTCATGCGCCGGCTGGTAG
- a CDS encoding ABC transporter ATP-binding protein, whose amino-acid sequence MSETNETKKAEEIKEIKEGDVLLSVKDVSLTLGDKLVLRDLSLEMLDRKRDGAVTGQVVALLGPSGIGKTRLLRLIAGLDQPDKGVIAGHGGGPLDVSRVGYVFQDYPLLEHRSVESNLLLAGKLAGMTPAAAEKRVNELVVHFRLEDRRKAYPKELSGGQRQRASIAQQLVAPRTFLLMDEPFSGLDPAALGDVSRLIQQTANLDDENTVVLVTHDIRAAMIVSDTIFILGRDRKDDAFEPGARVQRTIDLVALGLAYQPNVEDRPEFDALERELRAHFPHL is encoded by the coding sequence GTGAGCGAGACCAACGAGACCAAGAAGGCCGAGGAGATCAAGGAGATCAAAGAGGGCGACGTCCTTCTGTCGGTCAAGGACGTCTCGCTCACGCTGGGCGACAAGCTCGTCTTGCGCGACCTGTCGCTGGAGATGCTCGACCGGAAGCGCGACGGCGCCGTCACGGGGCAAGTGGTGGCGCTGTTGGGACCGTCGGGCATCGGCAAGACGCGCCTCTTGCGGCTTATCGCCGGCCTCGATCAACCCGACAAGGGCGTGATCGCGGGGCATGGCGGTGGGCCGCTCGATGTCTCGCGCGTCGGTTACGTCTTTCAGGACTATCCGCTCCTCGAGCATCGCAGCGTCGAGTCGAATCTCCTCCTCGCCGGCAAGCTCGCGGGCATGACGCCCGCTGCCGCTGAGAAGCGCGTGAACGAGCTCGTCGTGCATTTTAGGTTGGAGGACCGGCGCAAGGCCTACCCGAAGGAGCTCTCCGGCGGGCAGCGGCAGCGAGCATCGATCGCCCAGCAGCTCGTGGCGCCGCGGACGTTCCTGCTCATGGACGAACCCTTCAGCGGCCTCGACCCGGCGGCCCTCGGTGACGTCAGTCGGCTCATTCAACAGACGGCGAACCTTGACGACGAGAACACCGTCGTCCTTGTCACCCACGACATTCGCGCGGCGATGATCGTGAGCGACACAATCTTCATCCTCGGACGCGACCGCAAGGACGACGCCTTCGAGCCCGGCGCGCGGGTCCAACGCACCATCGACCTGGTGGCCCTCGGGCTCGCCTACCAGCCGAACGTCGAGGATCGTCCCGAGTTCGACGCCCTCGAGCGCGAGCTCCGCGCGCACTTTCCGCATCTTTGA
- a CDS encoding nitrate ABC transporter permease — MWSGFLPNRVLRASTTGLIVAVWIVVALALWLASPWQSLPKPFEVWHALGALWWQRGMGPELFVTLRLILHATLITTVVSLLLAYASVVPVIRPVVAGVAKLRFLGLTGLVFPFTLMTGGGYGLKVALLVFGMSTFFVTAMERIVADIPRARFEHMKVLGAGELRTVWEVVVRGTLEQALDVTRQNVAMGWSMITMVEGISRAEGGLGAMLLNENKHFLLPEVYAILLVILVVGLAIDFAMGLLERVVCPWASLGKVAR; from the coding sequence ATGTGGAGCGGCTTCCTTCCCAACCGAGTGCTGCGCGCCTCCACCACGGGGCTCATCGTCGCCGTTTGGATCGTCGTCGCGCTGGCCCTCTGGCTCGCGAGTCCTTGGCAGAGTCTCCCCAAGCCCTTTGAGGTCTGGCACGCGCTCGGCGCGCTGTGGTGGCAGCGCGGCATGGGGCCCGAGCTCTTCGTCACGCTCCGGCTCATCCTGCACGCGACGCTCATCACGACCGTGGTGTCGCTCTTGCTCGCCTACGCGAGCGTGGTGCCGGTCATTCGTCCCGTCGTGGCGGGCGTCGCGAAGCTTCGGTTTTTGGGCCTTACGGGCCTCGTCTTCCCGTTCACGCTGATGACCGGCGGCGGCTACGGACTCAAGGTGGCGCTCTTGGTCTTTGGCATGAGCACGTTCTTCGTGACGGCGATGGAGCGCATCGTCGCGGACATCCCGCGCGCGCGCTTCGAGCACATGAAGGTGCTCGGCGCCGGTGAGCTGCGCACCGTCTGGGAGGTCGTTGTTCGCGGGACGCTCGAGCAAGCGCTCGACGTCACGAGGCAGAACGTCGCCATGGGCTGGTCGATGATCACGATGGTCGAAGGGATCAGTCGCGCCGAAGGCGGCCTCGGCGCCATGCTCCTGAACGAGAACAAGCACTTCTTGTTGCCCGAGGTCTACGCGATCTTGCTCGTCATCCTCGTGGTGGGCCTCGCCATCGATTTCGCGATGGGACTCTTGGAGCGTGTCGTCTGCCCCTGGGCTTCGCTCGGAAAGGTCGCGCGGTGA
- a CDS encoding OmpA family protein — MARFRLTTQAKVFIAVVVAATGGFVVYKNPQWLGQVAPPAASGLVPSSNVPPQAQLPGEGSGSFPTVGDAPAGCANLPEVRFYHWAWNAQMGLMYATGGKQAVAGSLMCERGVNLKLIREDNTDNMQNLLATFAEGLKKGEANPAGGAHFVAIMGDGSATFLKALNDRLEKISPDSIAQVVGSAGYSRGEDKFMGPPAWKQNPQAARGGLVAGYLRDGDWNIALKWLGDNKIPNNPSETTYDPDALNWVNASDYIDAGQKYVSGFCVDLKNIKTGQKEKKCVNGVVTWTPGDVTVAEQKGGLVSIVSTKEYRSQMPNVIIGNKKWMTKNAKTVSSMLGAIFDAGDKLKQSDEALRKAAAISAHVYKEKDAAYWHKYFKVVEQKDKQGLVVELGGSSVNNLADNLQLFGMAPGSVNAFAATYTVFGNIVKSQYPDLVPSIYPAEKVTDTAYIKALADAAAPATPADNPSFTATQKITSVVSRKAWDIQFATGSAEFTGQTQETLKTLLGDLVVASGTLVEIHGHTDDQGSPDGNMKLSEQRAFAVKTWLEKQSATNFPEGRVKVFAKGQTEPVAPNTTNEGRAKNRRVVIVLGTGA; from the coding sequence GTGGCTCGTTTCAGGCTCACCACGCAGGCGAAGGTTTTCATTGCGGTCGTCGTCGCAGCCACGGGGGGCTTCGTCGTTTACAAGAACCCGCAGTGGCTCGGCCAAGTCGCGCCGCCGGCCGCGTCGGGGCTCGTGCCATCTTCGAACGTACCGCCCCAAGCGCAGTTGCCGGGGGAGGGGAGCGGCAGCTTCCCGACCGTCGGCGATGCGCCGGCCGGTTGTGCGAACCTGCCCGAGGTCCGCTTCTACCACTGGGCGTGGAACGCGCAGATGGGCCTCATGTACGCGACCGGCGGCAAGCAAGCCGTCGCCGGCAGCCTCATGTGTGAGCGAGGCGTGAACCTCAAGCTCATCCGCGAGGACAACACCGACAACATGCAGAACCTCTTGGCGACGTTCGCCGAAGGGCTCAAGAAGGGCGAAGCCAACCCCGCCGGCGGCGCTCACTTCGTGGCCATCATGGGCGACGGCTCGGCGACGTTCTTGAAGGCGCTAAACGATCGCTTGGAGAAGATCAGCCCCGACTCCATCGCGCAGGTCGTCGGCTCGGCCGGCTACAGCCGCGGCGAAGACAAGTTCATGGGGCCCCCGGCGTGGAAGCAAAACCCGCAGGCGGCGCGCGGCGGGCTCGTGGCTGGCTACCTCCGCGACGGCGACTGGAACATCGCCCTCAAGTGGCTCGGCGACAACAAGATCCCCAACAACCCCAGCGAGACGACCTACGATCCTGACGCGCTCAACTGGGTCAACGCGTCGGACTACATCGACGCGGGGCAGAAATACGTAAGCGGCTTCTGCGTCGACTTGAAGAACATCAAGACCGGCCAGAAGGAGAAGAAGTGCGTCAACGGCGTCGTCACGTGGACGCCCGGTGACGTCACCGTGGCGGAGCAGAAGGGCGGCCTCGTCTCCATCGTCTCCACGAAGGAGTACCGCTCGCAGATGCCCAACGTCATCATCGGCAACAAGAAGTGGATGACGAAGAACGCGAAGACCGTCAGCAGCATGCTTGGCGCGATCTTCGACGCCGGCGACAAGCTCAAGCAATCCGACGAAGCCCTCCGCAAGGCGGCGGCCATCAGCGCTCACGTCTACAAGGAGAAGGACGCGGCCTACTGGCACAAGTACTTCAAGGTCGTCGAGCAGAAGGACAAGCAGGGGCTCGTCGTGGAGCTCGGCGGTTCGTCGGTCAACAACCTCGCTGACAACCTCCAGCTCTTCGGCATGGCGCCCGGTTCGGTGAACGCCTTCGCCGCGACGTACACGGTCTTCGGCAACATCGTCAAATCGCAATACCCCGATCTCGTGCCCTCGATTTACCCGGCCGAGAAGGTCACCGACACCGCGTACATCAAGGCCCTCGCCGACGCGGCCGCGCCCGCGACGCCGGCCGACAACCCGAGCTTCACGGCGACGCAGAAGATCACCTCGGTGGTGAGTCGCAAGGCTTGGGACATTCAGTTCGCCACCGGCAGCGCCGAGTTCACGGGGCAGACGCAGGAGACCTTGAAGACGCTGCTCGGCGATCTCGTGGTCGCCAGCGGAACGCTCGTCGAGATCCACGGCCACACCGACGATCAGGGCTCGCCCGACGGCAACATGAAGCTCTCCGAGCAGCGCGCATTCGCCGTCAAGACGTGGCTCGAGAAGCAGAGCGCGACGAACTTCCCCGAAGGTCGTGTGAAGGTCTTCGCGAAGGGGCAGACCGAGCCGGTGGCGCCCAACACCACCAACGAAGGTCGCGCCAAGAACCGCCGCGTCGTCATCGTGCTCGGCACCGGCGCCTAG
- a CDS encoding protein kinase produces MRSPVARYRIEAPLRQTSAGDLFRAIDSDTGRPIALKLQRPDDGASPAERLRGARACAAVHHASLPTIYEVGEADGTVFVALELVTGPTMRERVASDAIPTSTKLEWLQDLAGALEVMHQGGLVHRDLTPDHVVVDRDGKARFMDFGLAEGKLSNDGAHAAMALAGTPRYMAPEQRLGLATAASDQHAWGTLAYEVVAGHHPDERAATAPRLSELAPGLPDEWESVITRARSEDAARRFATMTDLRSALGLVAESLTTIATPAKFDEAADLVTEIRLPGEGKPDAPDADDEAATLEPVVAPALAAPLAPSVAGASPSKAPVQASPLRVRGRGEVPQVGEILDGRYQLTGVLGRGTMGEVFAGEHLLLKRPVAIKFLRSTGAEAVHDRFAREALVTSELSSRHATRVFDVATPKNRAPYIVMELLTGQDLEAVLQQRGPLPLREAVHHVLEACDALAEAHALGVVHRDLKPGNIFLATAADGSRFAKVVDFGLSKITDERRIAVGSDISQTNMIMGSPAYMSPEQIRSTKKVDARTDVWSLGVVLYELLTAALPFDGATPATVFLAVTTEAYVPIRTRNPGLPEELDALFARCFAKDLTERLPSIQEFALALRAFVGPEEAPLLESIASRGKPAALPTMPSTPPTSRVDRPRPPAHGGASRGPAARASRAKAPRRTPKPGDKGSRAEALVQSLRRLPPRVLAVVGAGALVVLLALFFALRPSREVVPPATSDDAPASTKPTAPPPPTAPPTATFPTPPATAPTSAVAIPPVVAPSVPPVTSSPAPNAPGEVRGTAPARPKVQRPRPTALPNRP; encoded by the coding sequence ATGCGTTCGCCCGTCGCGCGCTATCGCATCGAGGCGCCGCTCCGGCAGACGAGCGCCGGCGACCTCTTTCGCGCGATCGACTCGGACACGGGCCGCCCCATCGCGCTCAAGCTCCAGCGCCCTGACGACGGCGCCTCCCCGGCGGAGCGCCTCCGCGGCGCACGGGCCTGCGCCGCGGTGCACCACGCGAGCCTGCCGACGATCTACGAAGTCGGCGAGGCCGATGGGACCGTGTTCGTCGCCCTGGAGCTGGTGACGGGGCCGACGATGCGAGAGCGCGTCGCCAGCGATGCGATCCCGACGTCGACCAAGCTCGAATGGCTCCAAGACCTCGCCGGCGCGCTCGAGGTCATGCACCAAGGGGGCCTCGTTCATCGCGACCTGACCCCCGACCATGTCGTCGTGGATCGCGACGGCAAGGCTCGCTTCATGGACTTTGGTCTCGCCGAAGGCAAGCTCTCAAACGATGGCGCACACGCCGCGATGGCGCTCGCGGGGACGCCGCGGTACATGGCGCCCGAGCAGCGGCTCGGCCTCGCGACGGCTGCGAGCGATCAGCACGCGTGGGGCACGTTGGCCTACGAGGTCGTCGCGGGTCACCATCCCGACGAACGCGCGGCGACGGCCCCGCGCCTCTCGGAGCTTGCGCCAGGCCTTCCCGACGAGTGGGAGTCGGTGATCACGCGGGCGCGGAGCGAGGATGCGGCGCGGCGCTTTGCGACGATGACCGATCTCCGAAGCGCCCTTGGCCTCGTGGCCGAAAGCCTCACGACGATCGCGACGCCGGCAAAGTTCGACGAAGCCGCGGATCTCGTCACAGAGATTAGGCTCCCCGGGGAAGGAAAGCCCGACGCGCCGGATGCCGACGACGAAGCGGCGACGCTCGAGCCCGTGGTCGCGCCGGCCCTTGCGGCTCCTCTCGCGCCATCTGTCGCTGGCGCGTCCCCGTCGAAGGCGCCGGTGCAAGCGTCGCCCCTGCGTGTTCGCGGGCGGGGCGAAGTGCCCCAGGTTGGCGAGATCCTCGACGGCCGCTATCAGCTCACCGGCGTCTTGGGCCGCGGCACGATGGGAGAGGTCTTCGCGGGCGAACACCTCCTCCTCAAGCGCCCCGTCGCCATCAAGTTCTTGCGGTCCACGGGCGCCGAGGCGGTCCACGATCGCTTCGCCCGCGAGGCGCTCGTCACCTCCGAGCTCTCGAGCCGACACGCGACACGCGTCTTCGACGTGGCGACGCCGAAGAACCGGGCGCCGTACATCGTCATGGAGCTGCTCACGGGACAAGATCTCGAGGCCGTTCTCCAGCAGCGCGGACCGCTCCCGCTGCGCGAAGCCGTTCATCACGTGCTCGAGGCGTGCGACGCGCTCGCCGAGGCCCACGCGCTCGGCGTAGTCCACCGCGATCTGAAACCCGGCAACATCTTCCTCGCCACGGCGGCCGATGGCTCACGCTTCGCCAAGGTCGTCGACTTCGGCCTTTCGAAGATCACCGACGAACGGCGCATCGCCGTCGGCTCGGACATCTCGCAGACGAACATGATCATGGGCTCGCCGGCGTACATGTCGCCGGAGCAGATTCGAAGCACGAAGAAGGTCGACGCGCGAACCGACGTTTGGTCTCTCGGCGTCGTGCTCTACGAGCTTCTCACGGCAGCGCTGCCCTTCGACGGCGCTACGCCCGCGACGGTGTTCTTGGCCGTGACGACGGAGGCCTACGTGCCCATCCGCACGCGCAACCCGGGACTGCCCGAGGAGCTCGACGCGCTCTTCGCGCGCTGTTTCGCCAAGGACCTGACCGAGCGGCTCCCGAGCATCCAGGAGTTCGCGTTGGCGCTCCGCGCCTTCGTCGGCCCGGAGGAAGCGCCTCTTCTGGAATCCATCGCGTCGCGCGGCAAACCGGCTGCCTTGCCGACCATGCCGTCCACGCCCCCGACGTCGCGGGTCGATCGGCCGCGGCCTCCGGCGCACGGCGGCGCCTCGCGTGGGCCCGCGGCTCGTGCGTCTCGTGCCAAAGCACCGAGGCGAACGCCCAAGCCGGGCGACAAAGGTTCGCGGGCGGAGGCCCTGGTGCAGTCGTTGCGACGGCTTCCGCCGCGCGTGCTCGCGGTGGTCGGCGCCGGCGCGCTCGTGGTGCTCCTCGCGCTCTTCTTTGCCCTTCGGCCATCGCGCGAGGTCGTGCCGCCGGCCACAAGCGACGACGCGCCCGCCTCGACCAAGCCAACGGCGCCGCCGCCGCCGACTGCGCCTCCGACGGCGACGTTCCCAACACCACCCGCGACGGCGCCCACGTCGGCGGTGGCGATTCCGCCCGTCGTTGCGCCCAGCGTTCCGCCGGTCACGTCGTCGCCCGCGCCGAACGCGCCCGGCGAGGTCCGTGGCACAGCACCGGCGCGCCCCAAAGTGCAACGGCCGCGTCCTACAGCGTTGCCCAATCGACCGTGA
- a CDS encoding phosphatase PAP2 family protein, giving the protein MAVAALFGAPAAMAQTAQTADSVEAPVSPAAAPAATGPAAAKPASDEPTVRRQSLPPGVQQGAVVGGATEAWQPTFRYETGLADFVVTGLAVGVAVGAAVVPPRAGELRHGLWFDDDVRGALRLKSVDQRYRIRDASDVGVSLLTTWPILVDSLISAWWYRGNSEVAKQIAIVDAEVLAVVAAAQGMTTTLVGRQRPFGNDCGGSIPESGVDCDKQVRFRSFFSGHSAQSFASAAVLCVNHMKMGLLGDGRDAATCVIALGVAATTGTFRIVGDMHYATDVLTGALVGSALGVTIPLLHGTDTTKGAREREGLRVRLVPMGMGLSLGGSF; this is encoded by the coding sequence GTGGCCGTCGCCGCTCTTTTCGGCGCTCCCGCGGCCATGGCGCAGACGGCGCAGACGGCCGACTCGGTGGAGGCTCCGGTCTCGCCGGCGGCTGCACCGGCGGCCACGGGTCCCGCGGCGGCGAAGCCGGCTTCGGACGAACCGACCGTTCGGCGTCAGTCGTTGCCGCCGGGCGTCCAGCAAGGCGCCGTGGTGGGCGGAGCCACCGAGGCGTGGCAGCCCACGTTCCGCTACGAGACGGGCCTCGCGGATTTCGTCGTGACGGGCCTGGCCGTAGGCGTGGCCGTGGGCGCCGCCGTGGTTCCGCCGAGGGCCGGCGAGCTCCGCCACGGTCTGTGGTTCGACGACGACGTCCGCGGCGCGTTGCGCCTCAAGTCTGTCGACCAGCGCTACCGAATCCGCGACGCGAGCGACGTCGGCGTGTCGCTCCTCACGACCTGGCCGATCCTCGTCGACTCGCTCATCAGCGCCTGGTGGTACCGCGGCAACTCGGAGGTCGCCAAGCAGATCGCCATCGTCGACGCGGAGGTGCTTGCGGTGGTGGCTGCCGCGCAAGGCATGACGACGACGCTCGTCGGTAGGCAGAGGCCTTTTGGCAACGACTGCGGTGGCAGCATTCCCGAGAGCGGCGTCGATTGCGACAAGCAGGTTCGCTTTCGCAGCTTCTTCAGCGGTCACTCGGCCCAATCGTTCGCGTCGGCGGCGGTGCTCTGCGTCAACCACATGAAGATGGGCCTCTTGGGCGACGGCCGCGACGCCGCCACCTGCGTCATCGCCTTGGGCGTGGCGGCCACGACGGGCACCTTTCGCATCGTCGGCGACATGCACTATGCAACCGATGTCCTGACGGGCGCGCTCGTGGGCAGCGCACTCGGGGTGACGATTCCGCTACTCCACGGGACGGATACGACGAAGGGGGCGCGCGAGCGCGAGGGGCTCCGCGTGCGCCTTGTCCCCATGGGCATGGGCCTCTCGTTGGGAGGCTCGTTTTGA